The following coding sequences are from one Streptomyces dengpaensis window:
- a CDS encoding PA14 domain-containing protein has product MRIRRFRDRLALLLAAALGIAGLTAAPAATAADDPVEVHGLKGDYYTQSAPGAFDFHELKATGFDPRLDFDNLEPRLNFATGRSDDVSVRWTGRIVPEKTGAHTFSIIGDNGFRLWVDGKLAIDHWVDDWDREQTSGPVDLTAGHAYDIKVEYFEHYGGSNLHLRWTPPGGSKTAVPQSAFRLPDGYVYDGAIATTVARDGRTLRLDFAQPLTAPPAGFTDHVEAVIGGAKWPVNGAKLDPADPKALLVELKEPVVGNKTGTAKGTADLRYDGKGGLSGTNGNVVSAFWSSGANHSTYELRTKWADEVGPDNAHPEYPRPQLTRANWRNLNGQWQFAAAGAGEQPPVGKTLGEKILVPYPVESQLSGLQRHEDRMWYRRTFTVPADWKVGSGKRLRLNFGAVDWHSQVYVNGTKVAEHKGGYDKFSADITDALKPGRTQELIVGVYDPTDTRGGENPPIGKQSLDPSGIWYTPSSGIWQTVWMEPVAADHVDSLKLTPDVKNGRLTIEPRGVRDGVPVTATAYAGKSRVGTVTGSTGQPLVLKIDNPRLWSPDDPFLYDLKVRVGADRVSSYFGMRSIAVEQVNGTPRTILNGKPVFMMATLDQGFWPDGLHTAPTDEALAYDLKLHKRTGFNAVRKHIKVEPDRWFYWADKLGLMVWQDMPSMTPGVNPNAASRAQFEHEMKQMIDEHISSPSIVMWVTFNEGWGQYDVGRVAAQAKAWDPTRLVNNMSGLNLGADGGTGDIMDEHGYPSPALPPAPDGKRALVSGEYGGLGLAVPGHAWSVQQSYVDVDPATYTDTYLARLDEVRKLVCKGSNGAVYTQISDVEGELNGLVTYDRKVVKPDVKRFKAAHDALIHDASQAIPAGCS; this is encoded by the coding sequence GTGCGCATCAGACGATTCAGAGACAGACTCGCCCTACTCCTCGCCGCGGCGCTCGGCATCGCGGGACTCACCGCCGCCCCCGCCGCGACCGCGGCCGACGACCCCGTCGAGGTCCACGGGCTCAAGGGCGACTACTACACCCAGTCCGCCCCCGGAGCCTTCGACTTCCACGAGCTCAAGGCCACCGGATTCGACCCCCGACTCGACTTCGACAACCTGGAGCCGCGACTGAACTTCGCCACCGGGCGGTCCGACGACGTCAGCGTCCGCTGGACCGGCAGGATCGTGCCCGAGAAGACCGGCGCCCACACCTTCTCGATCATCGGCGACAACGGCTTCCGGCTGTGGGTCGACGGGAAGCTCGCCATCGACCACTGGGTCGACGACTGGGACCGGGAGCAGACGTCCGGCCCCGTCGACCTGACCGCCGGGCACGCCTACGACATCAAGGTCGAGTACTTCGAGCACTACGGCGGCTCCAACCTCCATCTGCGCTGGACACCGCCCGGCGGCAGCAAGACGGCCGTCCCGCAGTCGGCGTTCCGGCTGCCCGACGGATACGTTTACGACGGCGCCATCGCGACCACGGTCGCCCGCGACGGCCGTACGCTGCGCCTCGACTTCGCGCAGCCGCTTACCGCGCCGCCTGCCGGATTCACCGACCACGTCGAGGCGGTGATCGGCGGCGCCAAGTGGCCCGTGAACGGGGCGAAACTGGACCCGGCCGACCCCAAGGCCCTGCTCGTCGAGCTCAAGGAACCCGTCGTCGGCAACAAGACCGGCACGGCCAAGGGCACCGCGGACCTGCGCTACGACGGCAAGGGCGGCCTCTCCGGCACGAACGGCAACGTTGTCAGTGCCTTCTGGAGCAGCGGCGCCAACCACTCCACCTACGAACTGCGCACGAAGTGGGCGGACGAGGTCGGACCGGACAACGCCCACCCCGAGTACCCGCGACCCCAGCTGACCCGCGCCAACTGGCGCAACCTCAACGGCCAGTGGCAGTTCGCCGCGGCCGGGGCCGGCGAACAGCCCCCGGTCGGCAAGACCCTCGGAGAGAAGATCCTCGTCCCGTACCCCGTGGAGTCCCAGCTCTCCGGCCTCCAACGGCACGAGGACCGCATGTGGTACCGCCGCACCTTCACCGTGCCCGCGGACTGGAAGGTCGGCTCCGGCAAGCGGCTACGGCTCAACTTCGGCGCGGTCGACTGGCACTCCCAGGTGTACGTCAACGGCACCAAGGTCGCCGAACACAAGGGCGGCTACGACAAGTTCAGCGCCGACATCACCGACGCGCTGAAGCCCGGCCGCACCCAGGAGCTGATCGTCGGCGTCTACGACCCGACCGACACGCGGGGCGGCGAGAACCCGCCGATCGGCAAGCAGAGCCTGGACCCCAGCGGCATCTGGTACACGCCGTCCTCGGGCATCTGGCAGACGGTGTGGATGGAGCCGGTCGCGGCCGACCATGTCGACTCGCTCAAGCTCACCCCCGACGTCAAGAACGGCAGGCTCACCATCGAACCGCGGGGCGTGCGGGACGGAGTACCGGTCACGGCCACGGCGTACGCCGGGAAGAGCAGGGTCGGCACGGTGACCGGCAGCACCGGACAACCGCTGGTCCTGAAGATCGACAACCCGCGCCTGTGGTCGCCCGACGACCCGTTCCTCTACGACCTCAAGGTGCGCGTCGGCGCCGACCGGGTCAGCAGCTACTTCGGCATGCGGTCCATCGCCGTCGAGCAGGTGAACGGCACCCCGCGCACCATCCTGAACGGCAAGCCCGTCTTCATGATGGCCACCCTCGACCAGGGCTTCTGGCCCGACGGACTGCACACGGCGCCGACCGACGAGGCCCTCGCGTACGACCTGAAGCTGCACAAGCGGACGGGCTTCAACGCGGTCCGCAAGCACATCAAGGTGGAACCCGACCGCTGGTTCTACTGGGCGGACAAGCTGGGCCTGATGGTCTGGCAGGACATGCCCTCGATGACCCCCGGGGTCAACCCGAACGCCGCGTCCCGTGCCCAGTTCGAGCACGAGATGAAGCAGATGATCGACGAGCACATCAGCAGCCCCTCGATCGTCATGTGGGTGACGTTCAACGAGGGCTGGGGCCAGTACGACGTGGGCCGCGTCGCCGCCCAGGCCAAGGCCTGGGACCCGACACGGCTGGTCAACAACATGTCGGGCCTCAACCTGGGGGCCGACGGCGGCACCGGCGACATCATGGACGAGCACGGCTATCCGAGCCCCGCGCTGCCCCCCGCCCCCGACGGGAAGCGGGCCCTGGTCAGCGGCGAGTACGGCGGTCTCGGCCTCGCGGTGCCCGGTCATGCCTGGTCGGTGCAGCAGTCGTACGTGGACGTCGACCCCGCGACGTACACCGACACCTATCTCGCCCGCCTCGACGAGGTACGCAAGCTCGTCTGCAAGGGGAGCAACGGCGCCGTCTACACCCAGATCTCGGATGTGGAGGGCGAGTTGAACGGGCTGGTGACCTACGACCGCAAGGTGGTCAAGCCCGATGTGAAGCGCTTCAAGGCGGCCCACGACGCGCTGATCCACGACGCGTCGCAGGCGATCCCGGCGGGCTGCTCCTGA
- a CDS encoding LacI family DNA-binding transcriptional regulator, producing the protein MRVSLKDVAEHAGVSIKTVSNVVNNYPHVTPAMRAKVQEAIDELGYRPNLTARHLRKGRTGIIALAVPELGNPYFAELAGAVIDAAAEHEFTVLLDHTRGDREQEVLVTQGFRANVIDGLILSPLELEADDLRGRADDVPLVLLGEREYDAPYDHIAIDNVAAARSAVRHLLGWGRSRIAYLGARTDSANRPAQLRLVGWREELTAAGVPSPDSLVVPVGGWNRDEGARAMARLLDSGVRPDAVFAYNDLVAIGAMRVLHERGLRVPWDVAVVGFDDIEEGRFGAASLTTISPDKPAIARMAVASLLRSLSGRAEPGGRELTADFRLVERESTLGRR; encoded by the coding sequence TTGCGGGTCAGCCTGAAGGACGTCGCGGAGCACGCCGGCGTCTCGATCAAGACCGTCTCGAACGTCGTGAACAACTACCCGCACGTCACTCCGGCCATGCGTGCCAAGGTCCAGGAGGCCATCGACGAGCTCGGTTACCGACCGAATCTGACGGCACGTCATCTACGCAAGGGGCGCACCGGCATCATCGCCCTCGCCGTGCCCGAGCTCGGCAACCCCTACTTCGCGGAGCTGGCCGGAGCGGTCATCGACGCCGCCGCCGAGCACGAGTTCACCGTGCTGCTGGACCACACCCGGGGCGACCGCGAGCAGGAGGTCCTGGTCACCCAGGGCTTCCGGGCCAATGTGATCGACGGTCTGATCCTCAGCCCGCTGGAGCTGGAGGCCGACGACCTGCGCGGCCGGGCCGACGACGTGCCGCTCGTGCTCCTCGGCGAGCGGGAGTACGACGCGCCCTACGACCACATCGCCATCGACAACGTGGCCGCGGCACGGTCGGCAGTACGCCATCTGCTGGGCTGGGGCCGCTCTCGGATCGCCTACCTGGGGGCCCGTACCGACTCGGCCAACCGGCCCGCCCAGCTGCGACTCGTGGGCTGGCGCGAGGAGTTGACGGCCGCGGGGGTACCCTCGCCGGACAGCCTGGTGGTGCCGGTCGGCGGCTGGAACCGCGACGAGGGCGCGCGGGCGATGGCCCGGCTGCTGGACTCCGGGGTACGCCCGGACGCGGTCTTCGCCTACAACGACCTGGTCGCGATCGGTGCGATGCGGGTGCTGCACGAGCGGGGGCTGAGGGTGCCGTGGGACGTCGCGGTGGTCGGGTTCGACGACATCGAGGAGGGCCGGTTCGGGGCCGCCTCGTTGACCACCATCTCGCCGGACAAGCCGGCCATCGCGCGGATGGCGGTGGCCTCGCTGCTGCGCAGCCTGTCGGGCCGCGCGGAGCCGGGCGGGCGTGAACTGACCGCGGATTTCCGGCTCGTGGAGCGCGAGAGCACCCTGGGGCGGCGCTGA
- a CDS encoding ABC transporter substrate-binding protein: protein MKPTAILRRTSVRTLLATGLVTSLALVSGCAKSEDDADQDKSSTSQGDPGQVVASPSAGAGPTCAIDAYGGKKIDLKTATVGFSQSEKEANPFRIAETASIKAEAQKRGVKLLTSNAQSQFSKQISDVQDLIAKGADLLVIAPLNSDGWEPVLRSASAKHIPIVTIDRKINAAACKDYVSFIGSDFVEQGKRAADQMIEATGGKGEIAILLGAAGNNVTTERTKGFEDRVKEKAPGLKIVFKQTGEFAREKGQSVTENLIQSKPGITGIYAENDEMGLGAVNALKGAGKKPGAVKIVTIDGTRNAVQGIVDGWIDGVIESNPRFGPLAFQTLDSFTQGDKVAQDIVIEDSAYTTDNAKSELGKAY, encoded by the coding sequence ATGAAGCCGACCGCCATCCTTCGCCGAACCTCTGTCCGGACCCTCCTCGCCACCGGCCTCGTCACGAGCCTCGCGCTCGTCTCCGGATGCGCCAAGTCGGAGGACGACGCCGACCAGGACAAGAGCTCCACCAGCCAGGGCGACCCGGGCCAGGTCGTCGCGTCGCCCAGCGCGGGCGCCGGCCCCACCTGCGCCATCGACGCCTACGGCGGCAAGAAGATCGACCTCAAGACCGCGACCGTGGGCTTCTCCCAGTCCGAGAAGGAGGCGAACCCCTTCCGGATCGCGGAGACCGCCTCGATCAAGGCCGAGGCGCAGAAGCGGGGCGTGAAGCTGCTGACCTCCAACGCCCAGTCACAGTTCTCCAAGCAGATCAGCGACGTCCAGGACCTCATCGCCAAGGGCGCCGACCTGCTGGTGATCGCGCCGCTCAACTCCGACGGCTGGGAGCCGGTGCTGCGCTCCGCGTCGGCCAAGCACATCCCGATCGTCACCATCGACCGCAAGATCAACGCGGCTGCCTGCAAGGACTATGTGAGCTTCATCGGCTCCGACTTCGTCGAGCAGGGCAAGCGCGCCGCCGACCAGATGATCGAGGCGACGGGCGGCAAGGGTGAGATCGCGATCCTGCTCGGCGCCGCGGGCAACAACGTGACGACCGAGCGCACCAAGGGCTTTGAGGACCGCGTCAAGGAGAAGGCTCCCGGCCTCAAGATCGTCTTCAAGCAGACCGGTGAGTTCGCCCGCGAGAAGGGGCAGTCCGTCACCGAGAACCTCATCCAGTCCAAGCCGGGCATCACCGGGATCTACGCCGAGAACGACGAGATGGGCCTCGGCGCGGTCAACGCCCTGAAGGGGGCGGGCAAGAAGCCGGGCGCGGTGAAGATCGTGACGATCGACGGCACCCGCAACGCCGTGCAGGGGATCGTCGACGGCTGGATCGACGGGGTGATCGAGTCCAACCCGCGCTTCGGGCCGCTCGCCTTCCAGACCCTCGACTCCTTCACCCAGGGTGACAAGGTCGCCCAGGACATCGTGATCGAGGACAGCGCGTACACGACGGACAACGCCAAGTCCGAGCTGGGCAAGGCCTACTGA
- a CDS encoding sugar ABC transporter ATP-binding protein, which yields MLSVTGLSKTFPGVRALSSVDFTARAGEVHALIGENGAGKSTLIKVLTGVYQPDEGEVTYDGSPVRFTTPLQAQQAGISTIYQEVNLVPLMSVARNLLLGREPHNRLGLIDFRRMHQQAEEALRGLGIRVDVRRQLRELGVGAQQMVALARAVSVDARVVIMDEPTSSLEPREVETLFGVIRTLRESGIAVIYVSHRLDELYAICDTVTVLRDGKLVHTGRIADLDRLRLVSLMLGREIGVVQDEGLTKFTGSHDAASEPVLRAENLTVRHQLHGVSVAVRPGEVVGLGGLLGSGRTETAKAIAGALRIDSGRVVVAGTAVRSGSTPAAIRAGISLLPEDRKAEGVVPGLSVRENIALAALPGLSRFGLVDEARIDRIVDTFMKRLRIKAAGPHQKVGELSGGNQQKVLLARWLAMHPKVLLLDEPTRGIDVGAKAEVQKLIDELADDGLGVVLISSDTEELIEGSDRVVVLKDGAVVAELTGDAVTEDRLMRAIATAHTAPSAPAAPTATTAAGGDDD from the coding sequence GTGCTGTCAGTCACTGGCCTGTCCAAGACCTTCCCCGGCGTGCGGGCCCTGTCCTCCGTGGACTTCACGGCCCGCGCCGGGGAGGTGCACGCGCTCATCGGCGAGAACGGCGCGGGCAAGTCGACGCTCATCAAGGTGCTCACGGGCGTGTACCAGCCGGACGAGGGCGAGGTGACCTACGACGGCTCCCCCGTCCGTTTCACCACTCCCCTGCAGGCCCAGCAGGCGGGCATCTCCACCATTTACCAGGAGGTCAACCTCGTTCCGCTGATGAGCGTGGCGCGCAACCTCCTGCTGGGCCGGGAGCCCCACAACCGGCTCGGCCTGATCGACTTCCGGCGCATGCACCAGCAGGCCGAGGAGGCGCTTCGCGGGCTCGGCATCCGCGTCGACGTGCGCCGGCAGCTGCGCGAACTGGGCGTCGGCGCCCAGCAGATGGTCGCGCTCGCCCGCGCCGTGTCGGTGGACGCGCGGGTCGTCATCATGGACGAACCGACCTCCTCGCTCGAACCCCGCGAGGTGGAGACCCTGTTCGGCGTGATCCGCACGCTGCGCGAGAGCGGCATCGCGGTGATCTACGTCAGCCATCGCCTCGACGAGCTGTACGCGATCTGCGACACGGTCACCGTGCTGCGCGACGGCAAGCTGGTGCACACCGGGCGGATCGCGGACCTGGACCGGCTGCGGCTCGTGTCCCTGATGCTGGGCCGGGAGATCGGCGTCGTACAGGACGAGGGGCTGACCAAGTTCACGGGGAGCCACGACGCGGCTTCCGAACCCGTTCTGCGGGCCGAGAACTTGACGGTCCGTCATCAGCTCCACGGCGTGTCCGTGGCCGTACGTCCCGGTGAGGTGGTGGGTCTTGGCGGGCTGCTCGGCTCGGGCCGCACGGAGACCGCCAAAGCCATCGCGGGCGCCCTGCGCATCGACTCCGGCCGGGTCGTGGTGGCGGGCACGGCGGTGCGCAGCGGCTCGACGCCGGCCGCGATCCGCGCGGGCATCAGCCTGCTGCCCGAGGACCGCAAGGCCGAGGGCGTCGTCCCCGGGCTCTCGGTCCGGGAGAACATCGCGCTCGCCGCGCTGCCCGGGCTCTCCCGCTTCGGTCTGGTCGACGAGGCACGCATCGACCGGATCGTCGACACGTTCATGAAACGGCTGCGCATCAAGGCGGCGGGCCCCCACCAGAAGGTCGGCGAGCTCTCCGGCGGCAACCAGCAGAAGGTCCTGCTGGCCCGCTGGCTGGCCATGCACCCCAAGGTCCTCCTGCTGGACGAACCGACCCGGGGCATCGACGTCGGCGCCAAGGCCGAGGTGCAGAAACTCATCGACGAACTCGCGGACGACGGCCTGGGCGTGGTGCTGATCTCCTCGGACACCGAGGAGTTGATCGAGGGCAGCGACCGGGTGGTCGTCCTCAAGGACGGCGCGGTCGTGGCGGAGCTGACCGGCGACGCCGTCACCGAGGACCGGCTGATGCGCGCCATCGCGACCGCGCACACCGCGCCCTCCGCGCCCGCGGCCCCCACCGCAACCACCGCCGCCGGAGGCGACGATGACTGA
- a CDS encoding ABC transporter permease, which translates to MTDLTLGRATADRDRLLRLLQEYGVYLGVVVLLLLNIVFTSHFLSAENFRTQAVQVAPVLIVALGMALAIGSEGVDLSVGSVMALSTSLLSLYLGYGVWIAVLAAVAGGIMVGVANGALIAFVGVQPIVATLALMVAGRGLALVLLPQLKDVHNPAMAELGSGDVLGVPYLVLIAAALALLIAFVVRRTTFGRQLLALGDSRPAARLAGLPVRRVLILVYVCSGVLAAIAGVLATARLTASDPTSLGTLMELSAITAVVVGGTPLSGGRVRIGGTVAGAVLIQLLTTTLIKHDLPPSWTQIAQAVVIVLAVYAARERGKR; encoded by the coding sequence ATGACTGATCTGACGCTGGGCCGGGCGACCGCCGACCGCGACCGGCTGCTGCGCCTGCTCCAGGAATACGGCGTCTATCTGGGCGTCGTGGTCCTGCTTCTGCTGAACATCGTCTTCACCTCACACTTCCTGTCCGCCGAGAACTTCCGCACCCAAGCGGTCCAGGTAGCCCCGGTCCTGATCGTGGCCCTCGGCATGGCGCTGGCCATCGGCAGCGAGGGCGTGGACCTGTCGGTGGGTTCGGTGATGGCCCTGTCCACCTCGCTCCTCTCGCTCTACCTCGGGTACGGCGTGTGGATCGCCGTACTGGCCGCGGTGGCGGGCGGCATCATGGTCGGCGTCGCAAACGGCGCCCTGATCGCCTTCGTCGGCGTCCAGCCGATCGTCGCGACACTCGCCCTGATGGTCGCCGGACGCGGACTGGCCCTGGTCCTGCTCCCCCAGCTCAAGGACGTGCACAACCCGGCCATGGCGGAGCTCGGTTCGGGCGATGTGCTCGGCGTTCCGTACCTGGTGCTGATCGCCGCCGCGCTCGCGCTGCTCATCGCGTTCGTCGTACGCCGCACAACGTTCGGCCGGCAGCTCCTGGCCCTCGGCGACAGCCGTCCGGCCGCGCGTCTCGCCGGGCTGCCGGTGCGTCGCGTACTGATCCTGGTGTACGTCTGCTCCGGCGTCCTCGCCGCGATCGCCGGCGTCCTGGCCACTGCGCGGCTGACCGCGAGCGACCCGACCTCGCTGGGCACCCTGATGGAACTGTCCGCGATCACCGCCGTCGTGGTCGGCGGCACTCCGCTGAGCGGCGGCCGGGTCCGCATCGGCGGCACGGTCGCCGGCGCGGTCCTGATCCAGTTGCTCACCACCACGCTCATCAAGCACGATCTGCCGCCGTCGTGGACCCAGATCGCCCAGGCCGTGGTGATCGTCCTCGCCGTCTACGCGGCACGGGAACGGGGGAAGCGATGA
- a CDS encoding ABC transporter permease → MSTPEEEPVGASRSERLSALAQQHGALVTLVVAVIAASLSFDTFLTGDNLENMALSSAFLAVVALGMTFVIITGGIDLSVGSTFALGGVLAAWGSQYGTVVALLLPLAVCGLIGLVNGLLIARSRLAPFIVTLASMLGARGILLSLTDEGSTTYLVDKDSFFAKLGQDTLLGIGVPVWITVALFVLGAVALRRTRFGQYVYAVGGNEDAAALMGTPVARTKISVYTLSGLCAGLAGALNAAWLVSGVTILGSGMELEAISAVVIGGTLLTGGFGFLSGSLVGVLLLKVIQNVINQIGSLDSAYQQVVSGAFLAVVVIAQTWLGRRRRAL, encoded by the coding sequence ATGAGCACACCCGAGGAAGAGCCCGTCGGCGCGAGCCGCTCCGAGCGGCTCAGCGCTCTCGCCCAGCAGCACGGCGCCCTGGTCACCCTCGTGGTCGCCGTGATCGCGGCGTCCCTGAGCTTCGACACGTTCCTGACCGGCGACAACCTGGAGAACATGGCGCTGTCCTCCGCGTTCCTCGCGGTGGTCGCGCTCGGTATGACCTTCGTGATCATCACGGGCGGCATCGACCTGTCGGTCGGCTCCACGTTCGCCCTCGGCGGGGTGCTGGCGGCCTGGGGTTCGCAGTACGGCACGGTGGTCGCCCTGCTGCTCCCGCTGGCCGTGTGCGGGCTGATCGGTCTGGTCAACGGTCTGCTGATCGCCCGCTCGCGGCTGGCCCCGTTCATCGTCACGCTCGCCTCGATGCTGGGCGCCCGGGGCATCCTGCTCTCCCTCACGGACGAGGGCTCCACCACGTATCTCGTGGACAAGGACTCGTTCTTCGCGAAACTCGGCCAGGACACGCTCCTCGGCATCGGTGTGCCCGTCTGGATCACCGTCGCGCTGTTCGTCCTTGGCGCGGTGGCGCTGCGGCGCACACGGTTCGGGCAGTACGTGTACGCGGTCGGCGGCAACGAGGACGCGGCGGCGCTGATGGGCACCCCCGTGGCCCGTACGAAGATCTCCGTGTACACGCTGTCCGGGCTGTGCGCGGGGCTCGCCGGCGCGCTCAACGCGGCCTGGCTGGTGTCGGGCGTGACGATCCTCGGCTCCGGCATGGAACTGGAGGCCATCTCCGCGGTGGTCATCGGCGGGACCCTGCTCACCGGCGGATTCGGCTTCCTCAGCGGCTCGCTGGTCGGTGTACTCCTGCTGAAGGTCATCCAGAACGTCATCAACCAGATCGGTTCACTGGACTCGGCCTACCAGCAGGTCGTCAGCGGCGCCTTCCTGGCCGTCGTGGTCATCGCGCAGACATGGCTGGGACGGCGACGGCGGGCGCTGTGA
- the glgC gene encoding glucose-1-phosphate adenylyltransferase, whose translation MRGGPSVLGIVLAGGEGKRLMPLTADRAKPAVTFGGTYRLVDFVLSNLVNADILRICVLTQYKSHSLDRHVTTTWRMSSLLGNYVTPVPAQQRLGPRWYLGSADAILQSLNLVHDERPDYIAVFGADHVYRMDPRQMLAQHIEGGAGVTVAGIRVPRAESSSFGVISPGSDGQTVRGFLEKPADPPGLPDDPECVFASMGNYIFTTKALIEALQRDAEDGHSVHDMGGSILPMLTGRGEAQLYDFSDNHVPGETTRDQGYWRDVGTLDAYYDAHMDLIAERPAFNLYNRSWPIYTTSGQLSPARFNAGGIAGESIISAGCLIRGQVTRSVLSPGVVVDPGAVVQGSVLHDNVHIGRGAVVRGAVLDKNVEVPPGATIGVNPDRDAELYTVSTGGVIALGKGQRVP comes from the coding sequence ATGCGCGGTGGACCTTCGGTGCTGGGAATCGTACTCGCGGGGGGAGAGGGCAAGCGTCTGATGCCCCTCACCGCGGACCGCGCGAAACCCGCGGTCACCTTCGGCGGCACGTACCGCCTCGTCGACTTCGTGCTCTCCAACCTCGTCAACGCCGACATCCTGCGCATCTGCGTCCTGACGCAGTACAAGTCGCACTCCCTGGACCGGCATGTGACCACGACCTGGCGGATGTCGAGCCTGCTCGGCAACTACGTCACTCCCGTCCCGGCCCAGCAGCGGCTCGGCCCGCGCTGGTACCTGGGCAGCGCCGACGCGATCCTGCAGTCCCTGAACCTCGTGCACGACGAACGGCCGGACTACATCGCGGTGTTCGGCGCCGACCACGTCTACCGCATGGACCCGCGCCAGATGCTGGCCCAGCACATCGAGGGCGGCGCGGGCGTGACGGTGGCCGGGATACGGGTGCCGCGCGCCGAGTCCTCGTCCTTCGGCGTCATCAGCCCGGGCTCCGACGGCCAGACCGTGCGGGGCTTCCTGGAGAAGCCCGCCGACCCGCCGGGCCTCCCCGACGACCCCGAGTGCGTCTTCGCCTCGATGGGCAACTACATCTTCACCACCAAGGCCCTGATCGAGGCGCTCCAGCGGGACGCCGAGGACGGGCACTCGGTGCACGACATGGGCGGTTCGATCCTGCCCATGCTCACCGGCCGGGGCGAGGCGCAGCTGTACGACTTCAGCGACAACCACGTACCCGGCGAGACCACCCGCGACCAGGGCTACTGGCGCGACGTCGGCACCCTCGACGCGTACTACGACGCCCACATGGACCTGATCGCCGAGCGCCCCGCCTTCAACCTCTACAACCGCAGCTGGCCCATCTACACCACGTCCGGGCAGCTGTCGCCGGCGCGATTCAACGCGGGGGGCATCGCCGGCGAGTCCATCATCAGCGCGGGCTGCCTGATACGGGGACAGGTCACCAGGTCCGTGCTCTCACCGGGCGTCGTCGTCGACCCAGGAGCGGTCGTGCAGGGCTCGGTCCTGCACGACAACGTCCACATCGGGCGGGGCGCGGTGGTGCGCGGCGCGGTCCTCGACAAGAACGTCGAGGTACCGCCGGGTGCGACGATCGGCGTCAACCCCGATCGGGACGCGGAGCTCTACACCGTCTCGACGGGCGGGGTGATCGCCTTGGGCAAGGGGCAGCGCGTCCCCTGA
- the glgA gene encoding glycogen synthase, translating to MRVGLLTREYPPDVYGGAGVHVEFLARELRSLTDLDVHCWGEGAAGGVVRHRPWPSLDGANDALRTFSVDLSIAAALEGRELVHSHTWYANLAGHFGKLLHGIPHVMTAHSLEPLRPWKAEQLAGGYALSSWAERTAIEAADAVIAVSGAMREDILACYPALDPAKVRVVHNGIDTSLYRPDHGTDVLDRIGIDIGRPYVLFVGRITRQKGVPQLLRAVRHLDPAVQVVLCAGAPDTPEIDREFRDLFQELSGVREGVHWIPQMLPRPDVIQLLTHAAVFVCPSVYEPLGIVNLEAMACGTAVVASRVGGIPEVVEHGVTGSLVTVEGDFEAGLALALDSVLADPGQARRMGEAGRERAVREFGWDAVARRTVQLYEEVLKPG from the coding sequence GTGCGCGTGGGACTGCTGACCCGGGAATACCCGCCGGACGTGTACGGCGGTGCGGGCGTCCATGTCGAGTTCCTCGCACGGGAGTTGCGCAGTCTCACTGACCTGGACGTGCACTGCTGGGGCGAGGGCGCCGCGGGCGGCGTCGTACGCCACCGGCCCTGGCCCTCGCTCGACGGCGCCAACGACGCCCTGCGCACCTTCTCCGTGGACCTCTCCATCGCCGCCGCCCTCGAAGGCCGCGAACTCGTCCACTCGCACACGTGGTACGCCAACCTCGCCGGCCACTTCGGCAAACTCCTGCACGGCATCCCGCACGTCATGACCGCCCACTCCCTGGAACCGCTGCGCCCCTGGAAGGCCGAGCAGCTCGCCGGCGGTTACGCCCTCTCCAGCTGGGCCGAACGCACCGCCATCGAGGCCGCGGACGCCGTGATCGCCGTCTCCGGCGCGATGCGCGAGGACATCCTGGCCTGCTATCCGGCCCTGGACCCGGCGAAGGTGCGCGTCGTGCACAACGGCATCGACACCTCCCTCTACCGCCCGGACCACGGCACGGACGTCCTCGACCGTATCGGCATCGACATCGGCCGCCCGTACGTCCTGTTCGTCGGCCGCATCACCCGCCAGAAGGGCGTGCCCCAACTCCTGCGCGCGGTACGGCATCTCGACCCGGCCGTGCAGGTGGTGCTGTGCGCGGGCGCGCCGGACACCCCGGAGATCGACCGGGAGTTCCGCGATCTCTTCCAGGAGTTGAGCGGCGTACGCGAGGGAGTGCACTGGATCCCGCAGATGCTGCCGCGCCCCGACGTCATCCAACTCCTCACGCATGCCGCCGTGTTCGTCTGCCCCTCGGTGTACGAGCCGCTCGGCATCGTCAACCTGGAGGCGATGGCCTGCGGAACGGCCGTGGTGGCGTCCCGGGTCGGCGGGATTCCCGAGGTGGTCGAGCACGGCGTGACGGGTTCCCTCGTGACGGTCGAGGGGGACTTCGAGGCCGGTCTGGCGCTGGCCCTCGACTCCGTGCTCGCCGACCCCGGGCAGGCGCGGCGGATGGGCGAGGCCGGACGGGAGCGCGCGGTGCGGGAGTTCGGCTGGGACGCCGTCGCCCGCAGGACCGTCCAGCTGTACGAGGAAGTCCTCAAACCGGGGTAA